In the genome of Xenopus laevis strain J_2021 chromosome 1S, Xenopus_laevis_v10.1, whole genome shotgun sequence, one region contains:
- the LOC108705937 gene encoding BTB/POZ domain-containing protein KCTD8 isoform X2: MAVKETILPISEMSYPFPDVIELNVGGQVYVTKHTTLTSVPDSTLHSMFNRNNVKELPRDNRARFFIDRDGFLFRYILDFLRDKQLSLPDHFPEKERLLKEAEYFQLGDLVKLLTPKVTKQSSLNDEGCQSDIEDNSQSSDLVRTAALDKKSGFITIGYRGSYTMVRDNQADAKFRRVARIMVCGRIALAKEVFGDTLNESRDPDRPPEKYTSRFYLKFTYLEQAFDRLSEAGFHMVACNSTGSAAFVNQYRDDKIWSSYTEYIFYNGLCLGRTVLTF, translated from the coding sequence ATGGCTGTGAAAGAAACAATACTTCCCATCAGTGAGATGTCGTATCCCTTTCCAGATGTGATCGAACTGAATGTGGGTGGACAAGTTTATGTCACCAAGCACACCACGTTGACAAGTGTACCGGATAGCACCCTGCACAGCATGTTTAACAGGAACAATGTCAAAGAATTGCCAAGAGACAACAGAGCACGCTTCTTCATTGACCGCGATGGCTTCCTCTTCAGGTATATCTTGGACTTTCTGAGAGACAAGCAACTCTCTCTGCCCGATCACTTCCCTGAGAAAGAACGACTTCTAAAGGAGGCAGAGTACTTTCAGCTCGGAGACCTGGTGAAGTTGCTCACTCCCAAGGTAACCAAGCAAAGCTCTCTGAATGATGAAGGCTGTCAGAGTGATATAGAGGACAATTCCCAGAGTAGTGATTTGGTGAGGACTGCAGCACTAGACAAGAAGTCAGGCTTTATCACAATAGGTTACAGAGGTTCCTACACAATGGTCAGAGACAACCAAGCTGATGCCAAATTCAGGAGGGTCGCCCGGATTATGGTTTGTGGAAGGATAGCTTTAGCCAAAGAAGTTTTTGGAGATACTTTGAACGAAAGTCGGGATCCAGACCGGCCTCCTGAGAAGTACACTTCTAGGTTCTATCTGAAGTTCACCTACCTAGAACAAGCGTTTGACAGGCTTTCAGAAGCTGGATTTCACATGGTAGCTTGTAACTCGACGGGATCAGCAGCTTTCGTTAACCAATACAGGGATGACAAAATCTGGAGCAGCTACACAGAATATATCTTTTACA